Below is a genomic region from Verrucomicrobiota bacterium.
AATACAGGAATATCCTCATAAGAGTGCAGACCATCGGCAATAAAAAAAGGAACAACAATAACATTGGTTTTATGGGTTAGTGTTTTCCAATCGCTGATAAATGGCTCCTGCTCCATAAAGCTAGCCTGGCAATCCCCATAAAGTTTCATCTCCTTAAACAATTCGACCTGATCATAAATGACTTTGGTGGAATTTTGATTCAGAGATGTGCCATGACCGACTATGAAGAGACAAGTATCTTGTAAATCGACACGCTTCTTGCCGATGACCGTTTTGGCTCGATGACGCAACACTTTGGTCATACTCGGATGTATGCCTACGGGATCACAGTAACAGACTTTTTTTCCATCCAGCTGGCATTCTCTACTATGCAAACCGAACTCTCTAGGCAGGACCGTCTCAGTGAAATAGCCTTCGCTGACAAAATTAGGGACTATATAGACGTGATCGGCATCAATTTGTCTTAAGACATCCCGGAAGTGAGGCTCCTCTTTCCAAAAGGCTTCGTGGACTTCGGCAAATAGGTTTCTTTTACGGATCTCATCAGCATGTTGGTACGTAGGAGCGCTAGAGTCTGCATTTAAGGTAGACCCATGACCAGCTACTACTAATGCTGCATCTTTGAAATTCACATTATTATTATAAATCAAAAAAAGCGATACGCCAGAACCGCTTTATCTTGGACACAGATCTGGCCATTGCTCAACCCAATCTTCTCTTA
It encodes:
- a CDS encoding CbiX/SirB N-terminal domain-containing protein, which gives rise to MNFKDAALVVAGHGSTLNADSSAPTYQHADEIRKRNLFAEVHEAFWKEEPHFRDVLRQIDADHVYIVPNFVSEGYFTETVLPREFGLHSRECQLDGKKVCYCDPVGIHPSMTKVLRHRAKTVIGKKRVDLQDTCLFIVGHGTSLNQNSTKVIYDQVELFKEMKLYGDCQASFMEQEPFISDWKTLTHKTNVIVVPFFIADGLHSYEDIPVLLGISTDVREQGFETFNHIDGRQLWYSRAIGTENLIADVILQQVKDFHENSASLPI